The Roseimicrobium gellanilyticum sequence CGACTTCGAGAGAGTCACGAAACCACTGGTACAAGGCGTCCCTGCCGGTCTGCGCTTCCACCCACGGCACGGGCATGCTGCCGCCCTTGGGATCGGGGACCACACCATAAAGAGCAAGCTTTTCCGTCGGCTGGCGAAACTCCATGAGACGGAAACGCTTCTTCTCCGGGTGGGCGACGTCGGGCCCGAGAAAGTCGGGGCGGCGTGGCAGGTCGCTCTCATATTGCGCATACCAGCCCCAGCCATTCAGAAGGTTCTCCAGCGAGGATGAGGAGGCAGTGGCGCTGGTATCGAGCGTTTCCCCGAGCGGTGCCTGGAAAAAGACGGCATGTCCCGCAGTGTGCTGGGCATCGGGAAGGAGGGCGGCTGCGGGCCCGCTTACGTAGTGCAGCTCAGACTGGCGGTGATAGAGAGTGGGGGTGCCATTGCTGTCCAGCTTGTACCCCCAGTAGGAGTTCAGTGTCACCTGTGAAAGACGGCGGGCAATGGCCTCAAAGGCCGCGCGCGACTCGCGGAACTCGCCGACACGCGCCCTGGCCTGGCCCCAAGTGCGCTGCGTGTCAGACAGCACTTGCGCGAGGAAGATCATGAGCACGGACAGTACGGT is a genomic window containing:
- the vccC gene encoding Verru_Chthon cassette protein C, which encodes MNAPPGSSRRVVTMRGFTLVELLVSMTVLSVLMIFLAQVLSDTQRTWGQARARVGEFRESRAAFEAIARRLSQVTLNSYWGYKLDSNGTPTLYHRQSELHYVSGPAAALLPDAQHTAGHAVFFQAPLGETLDTSATASSSSLENLLNGWGWYAQYESDLPRRPDFLGPDVAHPEKKRFRLMEFRQPTEKLALYGVVPDPKGGSMPVPWVEAQTGRDALYQWFRDSLEVDSQPVAENVLAVLIQPVWPATTGKTGASIDAAANYLYDTRRYQWPETSTEAIHSRHQLPPVLRLTLIALDEREWSAFDTAKADALALELTGLVNNTLFQKSADYEQDLQRLEAELGQRKLSFRVFSTAVQIPAAKLTSSLED